tgggttttctttcagATCTCTGACctcaataaaatacaaaaacattcATATTGAGAGAAGAGGATCTGGAATATTAAAAAGGTTCCCTAATAACTTTGTGAAATGCATATATTAGGTTACAGGTCATCCACAGAGTGTTTCAGACTAACCCACAAAGGAGAATAATGAGAGCACCACAGTTACAGACAGGAGGTGTAACCTTGCTGTCACGGctgcaaacaaaaatgaaagttACTTGTCACTACCAAGTGCAACTGGCAACGTGTCCTGGAGCTTCTGACCAGAAAAGTGACAATACAGGAAAGACAGCAGTGAAGAAAACCAGTCTTTCCCTGAGGAAGAGGACACTGCTTAGTTCCAGGTTGCAGAGGTGGGGAACAATGTAGGTTACACTGCAGAAGGAATCACATGAATTTCTACTATTTCACTTCAGGGAAAATTCTAATCTTGTGTGCACTTCCAGTCACACTTGCCATTAGCAGATCACAACTAAAGGAGAATGCTAGCAGCCAATATTTCTcctatgtaaaaaaaattcttagcAGTGTAAACTGAAAAGCTATGGTATTACACAGACACAAACTAAAGGGCAACAAACAAATGGACTGTGGATGATGAAGGGCAGCTAACATCCTGCTGAAGCTGAGGATTTGTGTAGTTATTTCTGCAATACTGCAGTTGTGTGCACAGCAAATTACATGAAGGCCATTTGGGAACAGTGAAATGAAAGATCTTGCCCAAGGATGTGTGTTGTAGCCAGGGACTGTTAGACAAATAGAGGAAATAGCACAATTATGTCAAGGTTGTCAGGCAGCAGAACAAGTCTGAACATGTTTTGTTGCTTTACTGCTGTAGGTGGCTTCTCTACAGCAGCAAGTTCTTATTGACTGGATTATTCACAGATCATATCTTTTGATAGCAATAAGTAGTGACTCTGAAATACTTCATGCCTTCCAGGTCAATCTAGATACCTCATCCTGACTGACAGAAGTATTAACTTTGCTAGGAATGCAAGAGTATTCATGTCCAACTTACTCCTAAAAGATTTCAGGTGTCCATCacatgaattttttaaaattctgttaaaaCTAAACAATTATCTATAAATACAAGCAAGCAATTGCCTCTCTGCTTCTAAACATAGACTACATACAACATATTGAAACTTTTTCATAAGGAAATCTAATCTAAATCACAACcttcttttataaaaattagGATTGTGTCTCTACAAATTGTTGTCAAGTGTTTTTTATACTTTTTCAGCCATCTATGGGTCATGTTCCCCGTGAGACTTCCACTCAAGGGAGGCAGCATGGATGGTTCTTTGCATCAACCTAACTCCATTCTCAGCATGAAGCCTCCTGAGAGAAAGCAGCTACTCAGGCTTCACTGTGcatctttgattttttttttttttttttttttttttttttttttttttttttgtctttttatgaAGAAATAGAATAGATGATAGTGAATTCTACTCCACATGTTTAAAATGTGTAAAGTATAAAGCCAAATTGGTAACAGCAATTTTCACTCTAGAAATGTTGTAAGgcgctgccctgctgctgttctggtGCTTTAATCAGAGGGTGCCATGAACACAGCTTTGAGAGCAAAACTGGactaaagacaaaaaaaatagcAGCTTAACTTGAATCAGTGTTACTTCTTTTGTCACCTTGGAACATGGTGGAATAAAAGCCTCAGATTTGTCAGTCAGGGTAAAGCCCTCAGCCAGGGTTTTCAAAAtaactgttttcttcttttagaagTTTGATGTCATTgaggaaaatttttatttggatCTTTTACTTGACATCTTGTCTAGGCAGTCAAACTTCTAAAGAAAGTGTTTCACTGAGTGACAAGCTGTTTTGGGAAATTGTCTGTCCTGAGACTAAATTCATCTAgatgaggtttttttgcagattttgaaAGACAAAGCCTAATTTTCTGCATCTCCCAACTAGAACAGCCTGTAAATGACTACAGAACAGACTATCCTGAAAAGACAAGTGACTACCTAAGCTTACTCACATAAATACACCCACCCCTGAGCACAATAAACCCATCTGGATCAAGGTAGCTATCCCCCACATTAATGATACAGGTATATAAGTGATGCTACACTTGCTGGGAAGTTAGTAAAGGAGGCTTTAAGGCTGCAATTGGAAATGTGACTCATGAATGAAACACATCTGTCTCTCAGATTCCTTGCAGGACACTAAGAACTGGTAGAAGACGATGGTCTCTTACAGTCATTTCAATATGCAGCAACAAAATAACAGCCTTGTTACTTTTTGCATCTTTTGGATTTCCAGACTATATATGAGTGGGTACTAACCAGAGGGTTATTCCCTGAGACATTACTCTGACCTATTCAGGAACAGCAAAATAgatcttctcttttttcatttgtttcttttctaggttttgttggttttgccTCAGGTTTGGCTTTCTCTAATATTCTGCTCTGCAATAGAGTTTGTAGGGAAACATCTTAGGTAATTCTGTCTGAGAACAGAAGGAACAGCATTTGTATCTTGACAAATTCTAGCAAGTTTTCCATGCATTAAATAGCTCTCTACAGGTTTAAGCTCTAACTCCAAATCAGTGGTGAATTGAGCccattctttttaaaacaaacccaGGACATTGTGAGACATTCAAGGTTCTGGCATCAGCACTAGTGAGTGTTTTTGCAGTATTACACTTTCAGTCATCATACCCAATTCAAAGGTATGAGAAATTTATACAAATTGCACTCTTCTGAGGACAAACCTGCTTCACCTTGCTCAGGCAAACCAGTTTTCACTGCTGATTTTGCACAGGCAAAATGACCATTGGTTGACATACAGAGAGACTGTGTGTGTAAATCAAGGAAACACATGTAGTGTAGCCCACAGAAACTTGTAGGAGTGATACCTTTCAGTAATATAatgaaagcataaaataaaacaatcaagACTACATAACCTGACTCTACCTTAGCTATTCCCCAGTAATATTAATTTGTGCATGTGAAACCAGAATTTGTATGGCATCAAACCATTCACCTCCATGAATTCACAAATATTGGTTCACCTTTCCAGATAAAGGAACACAACCTTTACCCAGAAAAACATTCTAATATTCTTTATCTTTGTTCAACAGGGgacaattttttgttttaaacaggaTGTGTGCAGGATAAATTTTGTTTCTACATGGCAATAACAAGAAGCTTTAAAGTAAATCAGACACCATAAAGTAATTCCACAATGCCTTGGAAAGAACCCAAGACTTGCTGGTACCTAAATATATTCTCTGTGGACAAATGTAGAGGCCACCCTCAACGTGAACAATAACTATATTTCCCTGACAACTCTATGGAATACTCCATGAAATGAGTTATCTCTGATAAGGAAAAGCATGGAAATTTACTTTCTCTGGACTATTGCTTATTAAAATGGACAAGATGCCAGTATCCTTCTTTAAACAAggtaaaaatttatttttatgaagaacTTTGTTTCTAAAATCttaattcagcatttttcaaTGTCAGGTACCTGGAATTAATTCGTATCAAAATACAGCTatgatataaaaattaattgtttaaaAAGGAGAGAACAAACCCATATAAAAGAGCCTCAGTACCTCAAACATTTTTACTTTGCTTGTTACTGCTCCACTGTAggtgaaaaatattcttaaaacaAGTGTTCTGAAAGAGTGTGAAAAGAGCTGGAAACAAATTTGCAACTTATTTAGTTATGAAACTTCTGGAGACTGCATCAAGTCTCACATATTTACTGATATCTCAAAGGGCATTTCtagattttctttgaaatgttctgtatttttctcctcaTGATCTTTGTTTTGAAACTATTTTTACTGAAGGACTCATGACATCATGAGTAGAGTTTCACTTTTATCTATGTCAGGTGAAATATACCACGATGTTTGGGTGTTTCAGTTTCTTTACCTCAAAATTCAAAACTTACATCGTTAATGCATTTTAAGAGCCATGGCAATTTCAATTTGTAGTGATACATAAGATATATTCACGCTTGAATTAAATCTAAGAGAGACATCTTAGAACTACAATTAATATCAAACTATACAAAATACTACATATGACCTGGACATTAAGACACCTTGTGAGAAATCTCTTGTCTCCACATGACCATGTGttcatttaattaaatacattttttaaatcattggGGTAAGACAAAATGCTTATTTGTAATTTACCTGACAAGAAGTGTAAGTTAGATATTAAGACTATGCTTCcatgattaaatattttatgctcCACTGACTATCCTagtcttttccattttatacTGCAAtctataaaacaaaatttaaaatctatATATCAATTCATATTAATGTAGTAATCATTGCATATGCAACCATAAATGTAGTGGTTGCTAAAATACTTAATATATTCCTCTTCTAAGTCTCTattcatttaagaaaaacaagaattttaaTAAACCAATCAATAGTTTTAATAATATCTGCAAAGGGAACATTATTGTTTTCACCATATTAATTTGGGAAACTAATCAAAGCAATGTGATGTCTGCAGAACAGCTCTAAggaactgaataaaaatatttttatatatatgtttaagATACCTAAAAGCCTCCACACCCTGGTTTCCAGTTTACCAGGCTGGTGGCCTTGGATATATGATGACCCTTGATTTATCATGACAGAAGAGAGCAGTCCCTTTGACAGTTCCAGAAACTGCTCTGATAACAGGAGTGGATTGGGATAGCCAAGATCCACCCGAGATAACACATCCACCTTTTCTCAGCCCATAAACTCCtcatgcagcagctccaggggcacaACAGGGactcagagcagggagcacttcagcctgcagcacccacacTGCCACGCCAGCCTCAGACCTGGCACTGCAcaagccccagcccctgcagggagccaggcagCCACTCAAACCAGCCTGGTACCCACTGCACACATGGGAGCTGCCAACCACGTGTCACACAGCTCAGAAAGTGCTCACTGTGGCCTTGGAGAAACTTGAACATGCCTgtgcagcattttctgaaaaatacttgTTCTATGCTTGAACTGGAAAATGCTTGGTTTATGCTTGAACCAATACATCAGTTAAATGACTTTGCCATCCCTAGTGATGTTAGTGAAGTTAGTGCTCAAATGCATTTGAGAACTATATTCAGATGGATTTTGAAAGTGATGCAGGTGTCTGCAGCTAAAGTAATCTCAGACTTTCCAGTTAAAGAACAAGAAATCAGCTTTCTACACCTTTAGGAACACACTTGGACCACAAATTTTTCATCCTAGTCAGCAGTCTCCAGCAGACTACAAGAGTTTCAGCTAAAGCTGGTCAGATAATCCTGAAAATAGGGGAAGAGAAAACGTGTGTTTTCAGTCATATTGAATCAATTTTGGGACCCTTctgcattaattttaatatttagcATTCCCTCAGTATCAGAGTTATGATTGCCATTGTCCTCCATGAAAAGATGCCCAAGGTCTACAGTCAAAACTTTAAGAAGCTAGAAACTCTACAATACATGAGGAGAACTAAGCTATGAAATATGGAgcagaaaggcaggagaaacAGCTCATGGAGATGAAGCTACCTCATAGGAGGTTGCAAGGAGGTAGAAAgaggacacagctggagctgaaacAATCAGGCAACACTGAGGAGAGGTAAGGATAAAGAGAGTGGAGAATtaggaaagttaaaaaaataggggttaaaagaaaaaggcaagccacaaaagaaagggagaggaTACAGGCAGATTTcagaaaaagggggaaagcTTGGTATTTTGAGAATAGAAAAAAGAGACAAACCAGATGGGAGTGgttacagaaaaggaaaaaggcttATGTGAGTAATAAAAGGAGCAAACTAGGCAGAGTGCAGGAGAGGGAGACTACAGCAAATGAGAAGGCAGAAAATAGGGAGGAAAAGTAACATGTCATTCCCAGAATGAGAATCAAAACAATTATTCCACAATCCCAGCATCATTTTGTTGTCCTATACTATTATCTCAAAACCACACTGTTCCTTCACCTTGCAGCAGATTAAAATACAGGCTCACACAGTGGAAGAGAATTAGATGCTGTTATTTGGTGAGGGATTCCTCATTTGCTGCATCATTTCATGCAGATGATGGACAAAGTTCTAGGTAGAAATCAGATTAGATGGTCAACTGCAAGGCAAAGGGAATTTGACTCAGGAATTAGATTTTGCGAAGGGAAAGTGCTGTGTTATAATTAGGGAGCATTTTTGTTTGAAACTTCATGTATGCCTTCTGTTTAGGACAGGCATTAACTGCATTGGAGTTCCTTAGAAAATGTGTGTATCATTTACATTTAATACTGATATTATAATGGTGTTCACTAGAGGTTAATTAGAGCTATGCTGGTAACCTTAATCCTGAAATTTGTTTAACCTTACTTAGGAACAATAAGTTTACTTCGCTTCCTAAATTTTCTTTTAccagagaattttttaaattttgttttataacaGAATTCAGCTAGGCACTGAGGCTATACTACTGtactatgaaaaaaaatgtcttaGGATGTATGTAGTGAATCAATATGccaaaaaaaacaataaaacaaaatactaTTTCAATATACCTAAACGTCTATTCAAAGCACCTAGTTTGTCTTTGCTATcatcctgaggggttttttttagaacaTTTCTGCAACAGTATGAGAAAGAGCCTTTGCTACAGTTTTAGTAGACCATAACTGCAGGAATATGATTACCATGATGATGACCAGCAGGGCTGGTCATCTGGCAGACAACTGGAACAATCCAGTTCTTCAGCTAGAGGTCATTGTTAGACCTCTCCTAGCCTATAATTATAACATGCCAAATATTCCTATCTAGACAAAAATATTATATTGAAGTGACTATGCTTTTAAAGCAGTGATATATATGCAGTCTTATTTCCCACCCTGCACTCAACCCCCTTAATATCAGACACTGGCTTTCACACTTCTCTCACTGTCAAGttgaaggggggaaaaaagatgtCATGACACTGAAGGCAGTGTGATTTCAAGtgattttttcagtatttcattgACATGCTGTTAAAAAACCATCACTGGAGGCAGTGAACATAACCAGGATTTCTtgagaaacaaataaaattacatttttatgaattaataattaaaatatgatCTGATCCCATGTTTCAACTACGTTTGTTTGAAAATACAGCCAGCTGTGTCCATAATGGGTTTAAAAATGGTTACTGTCAAACAATTTTAACAAAATTTGTGCAATTCATAAGCATAAATTGCACaaagggaattcctgcaggatttctccAACCACAACTTAGTAGTCTAATAAGCTATGTAGGATAGTAAACTAAGTATGATGAAGCACACTTacccaaaaatatttattattgcCTATCACTTTTGAACTGTCATTTGCAAATTCAAATATCTGAAAATCTCCATTACAATTATTTTAAGTTGACTCCAGACAGCATCAGAAGAGTGATGATATAGCTGTTCATACCCCTGCAGCGGCAGAAATGTCACAACAGAGCATAGGTGAATATGCTAAAAAACCCATTTTAATAGTCAATTGATACTCAGAGATGAGCATTTGGGCTGCACTGTTTTTTCTCTCACTGGTATAAACTGAGCCTGAACCCCATGGCACTAAATGGCACAAACAGACTTGAAGGTAGGTGGCAGAAATACAATTTCTAAATACAGCTTCAACCCTGTTTGTGAACCCTTTGGctcaaacaaaaaaccctatGTACAGCAAAGTCACCTTCTCATCTACAGACTTACAAAACCAGTGTATTCCCATCCACACTTTAAAACTAGTATCTCAAACTTACCTAGCTTCCTTTGTTGCAAACTGAAGGTTTCTTACTAATGCATTAATGCAAATTCAGTTGGCACTcaaataagaaggaaaaaaacctctaaaacaCACACAAGTACAATCACATGTTCAGTACACTAAGAGACAGACCAGCAGCAGAGATCTAACCATTAAGCTTTGTGATAAGAATACAGCCAcacctgggggaaaaaaaaaacaactttagtCCTGGAGGCCGATTTAGTGCAATTCTCATGGTGAAAGGATCACATCCTATCTGCCTTCGGAAAGCACTGCCTTGGGGCATGACAGATTTAACCCAAGATTAGTGTCACTCGAGGGCCACGTGGCCAAGAAGAATGACAGAAACAGCAGtacagtaatttattttccagaaatacaAAAACCAGATAGTTAAAAACACAACTAGAAACACGTTCAGGGCGAAGAAATTAGACTGtggatattttcaaaaatatcaaTAATTACGCGCAtgaagaaagggggaaaaaaatatgtaaacatTCCATTAACCCCAGCCGAAAACCAGTTGGAACGAGGCTTCTAGCCTGCAGGATGACCACGATAGGAGCTTATGTCCACCCAAAGTTTGTGGAACTGTCCCAAGGAGATCcaaataaattacataaataggagcggggccgggcgccCCCCTGCCAGTGTCCGAGCCGAGCCCCTCACAAGTCGGGGTAGCCGCAGTAGTAGACGGCGCTGCTGGCGTCCGACACGGCGGCCGAGACGGGGCCCGCGCCCtcgggcggcggcagcgcggccgcgccgggcccgcTGAAGGGCAGCGCCAGCTCGGGCTTGCAGGCGAAGCGCAGGTACTGCTCGAACTCGGTGCGGTCCACGTCGCCCAGCAGCTCCTCCGGcggcagctgctccagctgctcccggCACGGCGCCGTCTCGGGCGGCGGCGACGGCTGCCCCACGGCCCCCGGCGGCGGGCCGCGCCCCGGGCCCGGCGGCTGGCACTGCCCGTAGAACGCGGGCAGCGGCGCcgggcagcccagcagcccctgcagcgACCCGCCCGCGCCCAGCGCCTCCCCGGGCGCCAGGTGCCGCCGCAGCGCCGCGCCCGACGGGCTctcggccgccgccgccgccgggtACTCGGCGGCCGCCGGGTGCGGGCCGTAGCCGTAGGGCACCAGCGCGcactcctcctgcagccccgcCGCGAAGAAGGGCGCCTCGCTCTCCGCCGCGTCCAGCGGCGACGGGTCCGGCGTGGGCAGGCTGTAGCCGTCGAACGCCGCGCCCAGCGGCGGACAGTCCCGGTAGTggcccgcgcccgccgccgcgtAGCCCTGCTCGCCGTACGCCAGTCCCAGGCCCTCCGCGCACAtcctgccgccgccgccggccgcctCGCTGCCCagcccgggccccgccgccgcctccgccaGGCCGTGCTGCAGGAAGCCGCTCTCCACCCGCTTCAGCCGCTTCACCTGCTTCCGCCGCCGCGGCCGGTACTTGTAGTTCGGGTGGTCCTGCATGTGCTGCACCCGCAGCCGCTCCGCCTCCTCCACGAACGGACGCTTCTCCGACAGCGACAGCGCCTTCCACGATTTACCTGCGCCCACCGACACCGTCAGATCCCCCGCTCGCCCAGCGGCACCGCGCCCGCTCCCGaccgcggccccggccccggccccgcgcgaTCCCCGCTCGCCCTCGGACGCGACCGCCCCACCGGGACCCCGGCCCGACAGCCCACGGATCCCCCCGCTCGCCGcccacagccccggggctgccccgggcTCCTCGCTCTCCTGGATCCGCCCCGCGGGACCCCGCGCTCACCCAGCATCTTGCTGAGCTCGGCGTTGTGCAGGTCCGGGTTCTGCTGCGCCAGCCGCTTGCGCTCGTCCTTCGCCCACACCATGAAGGCGTTCATGGGACGCCGGATCCGCGCCTCGCCCTTGCTGCGGCCGCCCGACGGCGCCGCGCCGCCCTTCGCCTTCGCCTCGCCCAGCGGGCTCAGCGACTCTGCCCACGGGCACACGGCCGGCATCATGATGGGCAGCGAGCACCGCCCCTGCACCTGGTCGTCGCTGCTGGCGTAGCCCGCATCGGGGCTGCTCATCTCGCAGCGCCTCGGCTCGGGACGCGCCGCCACCGCCGGCAGCTCGGGCGGGCCCGCGGGACGCGCTCGGCACTCGGGCCCCGCTCGCTGCTGCGGTGCcggcgcccggcccggccctaTTTGAGCCGCGGGGCGGCCAAtggggcggcgggggcgggctCGCAGCCggccggcggccgcggccccgcggcgctgccctgccctgccctgccctgccctgcggGCCGGCTCCTCCcggcgcggccgggcccggcaccTGCGCGCATCGCGGGCTCCgccgcgggcagcgctgcccccgccccggACCCGGCACCGGCAGCGCCTCCTGAGCGGCTCcggctgcagccctgccctccgCAAGGGCAGCTCCGACCGGCCCCCCGAGGCCGTGGCTGGTGGGCATCCTCGAGAGGAGCAGATGCAAAAGCGGGGAAAGGGACAGAGTATTTATTTACAGGTGTGCCGAGATACTCTGTAACACTCTGAGAGGCACAAGCGGCTTCTCCAGCAGGTAAATGTGCGACGTTTCTTCGTAATAATAAGACAAGTGATCGTCTGTGCCTCGCACTTCAGCGATTCTCCCTCTCCGAGCCCCCCCCCGGCTGCTCCcgctctgccccctcccccgTAAGCCGCCGCTCCGAGCCAGCGGCCCGGGAATGCTTCGGTGCATCCGCACTTTCAGCTATAGCGAGGCAGTTCCGCGAAAAGAGAcagattttttccctcttgctgTCTCTGTCACTGCCCCTCAGGATCCTCTTGCCGtcagctctctgtgctttgcCTCCTCGGCAAGTTGGTTTCATTAAATAACGATGTATTCAAAATTAAGCCGACCCTCATTTTATCggaatatataaaaaaaacttgtaaaaacaatacagtttgtttttcctaaaaatagCTGATAGGTTTGAGGCgcctttaattatttttacaactATCCTACCGCCATCGTATTGAAATCGATCTTGATAAATGGGACGTTCTTCTGAAGTGTAATAATTCTTCCCATTTCAGTTTTCTAATATTCGATAATCTTTTCGACAGTACCAACAACCCTATTTTTCAGCCCGTACACCTCGGAAGATGTGTTATCAGTGTTGTCATTGCCACATTTCATACAGAGTGAATGCAGAGAAAGTTTGTCCGTAAACGGGCACGACTCACAAGCCTTGGCACGACCTGGGATGTGTTTCTTGGCGCATTTTCTTGTGCTCCAGCAAATTGGACAAGCTGAAAGCCACATCTCTGCCTTGATACATGAGATCGCATCTTATCTGAATAGAAAAGGCGTGAAGTTACAGGcgattaaaacaaaaacaacaataaacCTGGATAAATCCTGCCCTCATTAATTAAGTTTGCCGGTCATTAGCgccctttttccccctccaatATCTCCTCCAGGTGTTcggggctgctgggcagggctcccTCCAGGCTCTGCGGTAAATCCCGGGTGGGGAGCGGGAGCAGGAGCACCCTCGACAGATTCCTGCCATCGGGGAGCCCCCGTCTTCTCTCCTGCAACGGACAGCGGAATTATTTAAGTGATCGTATTTCCTGGTACCTCTCTTCATGTTTTGCTTGAAGCCGAGAGTGTAAAATTCTCTGTTTGTTCTTTACAAAAGGCGACACTAGCACGAGTTAGGTCAAGTCCTTCATCTTCCACATGAAACCCGGAAAAGTGAGTGTAGatgcctgcagcctgggagggaTCGGGGGGCAGAATACCTACTTGGGAAACAATCCATTGGTAATGATGTCAGACCAAGTTTGAAATTACTTCTTTCGGACAGAAGTtagttaaatatatttatatttaaaccGTTTAAACTGCAGGAAGTGATCACAGACTAGTTTGAGTAGGAAGGGACTTTTAAAATCGTCTAATTCCTGTCCCCTCCTATGGGTgggaacaccttccactggaccaggttgctcaaagctccatccaacctggccttgagcacttccaagGATGCCTTTTCggggcaacctgttccagtgttttaaCACCCTCGTTGTAACCCTGGCTCCTTCTAGCAGATCTGAAAGTATCCTCTTTAAAACTATTTTCCTGTGTCCTATCCCAACACAGGCTAgcttctctgctctgtttttttaacacacacatacacacaataTGAAAGAAGAACGAGGATCACTTGTATTCCTCGGTCACGTATTTTAAATTTCCCTAGGATAAAACTAGGCAGCTAGTTAACTTGGAGCAGTTGTTTTGAGAAATGTTGACATCCTCAAGGACAGGGGCGACTGGCCTTGCAGGTCTGCATTGCTTTTAGCGGGCTGTCTTTGAGCCTGGAGCCGCTCTGCCGCCCTTCCTGGCCGCCTGCACGGTGACTCCCTCCCCTTGTTCCACCGCTCCGTGCGCCCACTGCGCTGCCCCTTCTCGCTCTTTGGCCCCCGCGGACTTTCCcaccccagagctcagggctgggctcgGGGCGATGGGATGGATGCTGCACCCAGGGGCTGCGCCTCCCGTACCAGCCCGGTTAGCCCGGCAGCTGGAACCCGCTATCCCTGCCCGGAGCACGCTGGGGACATGAATACTGGGGCAGCAGACAGCCGAGCTCCCGGGTTTGCCGTCGGTTTTCTTCAGGAGACGCGAAATGGGGCAGTTCACAGCTGGCCAGGTCAAAGCACCGGCCGGCGAGCAGAATCAGGCAGCGATAGGGATTGCATCGTGCAGTTCATTCAGTCACACCACGTAATAACTTGGCGGCATGAATTTGTCGGGCTTGTCCCCTAAAGCAGTTCTACAGATCCACCATCACCATCGGCAGCTCCCCTGAGTA
The nucleotide sequence above comes from Oenanthe melanoleuca isolate GR-GAL-2019-014 chromosome 2, OMel1.0, whole genome shotgun sequence. Encoded proteins:
- the SOX17 gene encoding transcription factor SOX-17; the protein is MSSPDAGYASSDDQVQGRCSLPIMMPAVCPWAESLSPLGEAKAKGGAAPSGGRSKGEARIRRPMNAFMVWAKDERKRLAQQNPDLHNAELSKMLGKSWKALSLSEKRPFVEEAERLRVQHMQDHPNYKYRPRRRKQVKRLKRVESGFLQHGLAEAAAGPGLGSEAAGGGGRMCAEGLGLAYGEQGYAAAGAGHYRDCPPLGAAFDGYSLPTPDPSPLDAAESEAPFFAAGLQEECALVPYGYGPHPAAAEYPAAAAAESPSGAALRRHLAPGEALGAGGSLQGLLGCPAPLPAFYGQCQPPGPGRGPPPGAVGQPSPPPETAPCREQLEQLPPEELLGDVDRTEFEQYLRFACKPELALPFSGPGAAALPPPEGAGPVSAAVSDASSAVYYCGYPDL